The genomic segment CCGGATCCATTGTTCAGGGCTTTTGAAGCTGTGGAACAATACCATCAGGATGCTGGCCATCGCATTTTTCTAACACCTCAGGGAAAGCCTTTTAAACAGCCTGCAGCTGAGCGATTAGTTGAATATCCTCATGTTGTGTTGCTGTGTGGTCGCTACAAAGGTATTGACCAGCGTGTCAGAGATGAGCTCATTGATGAAGAGATCAGTTTGGGTGATTTTGTGCTCTCCGGGGGTGAGATCGCAGCTTTCGCCGTTATTGATGCCATGGTTCGTCTACTTCCTGGAGCTGTCAGTGATGAAGAATCTACAAAATCAGACACTTTTCCTGTTGGATTATTGGATGCACCGTATTATACCCGCCCCGCTGAGTACAGGGGACTCAAAGTACCCGATGTGTTACTCTCTGGGCACCATGCAGAGATTGATAAATGGAGAGAACAGCAACGTTTGGAGCGTACAAAAACGAAGCGCCCGGATTTGTTTGATAGATATATGAGAGGACTGGAGGAAAGTCATGGACAAAGTGAATAACCTGGTAGCCGGGCATCTGAAAACAGATCGCCCTGATTTTAAACCAGGTGATACTGTTGCAGTAGATGTAAAAGTTATTGAAGGTGATAAAGAGAGAATTCAGATCTTTGAGGGCAATGTAATCGCCCGTACCGGTAAAGGTATTAATGCTACTTTTACGGTAAGAAAGATCTCAAATGGTGTTGGTGTTGAAAGGATATTTCCGCTTCATTCCCCAACCGTTGATGGTATCAAAGTATTGCGACGTGGAAAAGTTCGTCGCGCCAAGCTTTACTATCTCCGCAAATTACGCGGTAAAAAAGCCAGGATCAAAGA from the Candidatus Neomarinimicrobiota bacterium genome contains:
- the rplS gene encoding 50S ribosomal protein L19, encoding MDKVNNLVAGHLKTDRPDFKPGDTVAVDVKVIEGDKERIQIFEGNVIARTGKGINATFTVRKISNGVGVERIFPLHSPTVDGIKVLRRGKVRRAKLYYLRKLRGKKARIKEHRAF
- the trmD gene encoding tRNA (guanosine(37)-N1)-methyltransferase TrmD — encoded protein: MIIDVITTFPDTVRAFQEMGIVGRAFDNGLAELKCWDMRDFADDTYKHIDDVPYGGGPGMIIKPDPLFRAFEAVEQYHQDAGHRIFLTPQGKPFKQPAAERLVEYPHVVLLCGRYKGIDQRVRDELIDEEISLGDFVLSGGEIAAFAVIDAMVRLLPGAVSDEESTKSDTFPVGLLDAPYYTRPAEYRGLKVPDVLLSGHHAEIDKWREQQRLERTKTKRPDLFDRYMRGLEESHGQSE